The Flavobacteriales bacterium genome has a segment encoding these proteins:
- the era gene encoding GTPase Era has product MTHRSGFVNIIGSPNVGKSTLMNELVGEKLSIITSKAQTTRHRVFGIVNRPEYQIVFSDTPGLVNAAYKLHEHMMSYVKTALKDADILIFMTDGKEQKTNHEPTLETIRKMDHIPVLLLINKIDLHQQDHVMERIAYWQEQVPHAEVIPVSALHKFNIESVYERIIELLPEGPPYFDKDQLTDRPLRFFVSEIIREKIFQHYEKEIPYSTEVLVESYKEEEGLVRIRALIMVERDSQKNIIIGKGGSMLKRVGTEARKDIEAFIGQKVYLETFVKVDKGWRSKENRLKYYGYTE; this is encoded by the coding sequence ATGACACATCGATCGGGTTTTGTGAATATCATCGGAAGTCCCAATGTGGGCAAGTCCACCTTGATGAATGAATTGGTCGGAGAGAAACTCTCTATCATCACCAGCAAGGCTCAAACTACCAGACATCGGGTCTTCGGTATCGTCAACCGACCCGAGTACCAGATCGTGTTCTCCGATACACCGGGTCTGGTCAATGCGGCCTACAAGCTGCATGAACACATGATGAGTTATGTAAAGACAGCGCTGAAGGATGCTGATATCCTGATCTTCATGACCGATGGTAAGGAACAGAAGACCAATCATGAACCCACTTTGGAGACCATCCGCAAGATGGATCACATACCAGTGCTTCTATTGATCAACAAGATCGATCTACATCAACAGGATCATGTGATGGAGCGCATAGCATACTGGCAAGAACAAGTTCCGCATGCTGAAGTTATCCCGGTAAGTGCACTGCACAAGTTCAATATCGAGAGTGTGTACGAACGTATCATCGAGCTATTGCCTGAAGGGCCTCCTTACTTCGACAAGGACCAGTTGACAGATAGACCATTGAGATTCTTTGTTTCGGAGATCATACGGGAGAAGATCTTCCAGCACTATGAAAAAGAAATTCCCTACAGTACTGAGGTATTGGTTGAAAGCTATAAAGAGGAGGAAGGACTGGTCAGGATACGGGCCCTGATCATGGTCGAACGGGATAGTCAGAAGAATATCATCATCGGGAAAGGGGGTTCCATGCTCAAACGTGTGGGCACAGAAGCGAGAAAGGACATCGAGGCCTTCATCGGGCAGAAAGTATATCTGGAGACCTTTGTCAAGGTGGACAAAGGCTGGCGTAGCAAAGAGAATAGACTCAAATACTACGGATATACCGAATAG